One Alkaliphilus sp. B6464 genomic window carries:
- a CDS encoding family 4 glycosyl hydrolase, translated as MNREKQIVTIVGCGSTRTPALIGSLVNYKERFPLKKLILFDISKERIDAQKDYIRLVMEEHCPEVELLFTDDEDKAYVGTDYVFCQMRAGNFEMRSHDEKIPLKHGLVGQETCGPGGFAYGMRSITPMINMVKKIREYAPEAWILNYTNPAAIVAVALDKVFPDDKKILNICDQPYSMIKSFAKILDVDMYDIEPRYFGLNHFGWFTKLYHTPSGEDLLPKLKDYLTNHEFKPFNAEQRDPSWLETYKNVNRMMAHFPEYLPNTYLQYYFFSDEIVRESNPEFTRADEAKKGREKQVLDICKQAREQNSLDGLPLLIGQVHGNMMVEVAESIAYDLKKVFVVMVRNEGIIPNLPKDAIVECAGELTKNGAEAYPYGEVGTFYKGLLENQYAYEKLTVEACLEENYQKAVQALTLNRTIINPNKAKAVLDDLMEVNGEYWGLK; from the coding sequence TGCATTAATAGGAAGTCTAGTTAATTATAAAGAGAGGTTTCCTCTTAAAAAACTAATTTTATTCGATATTAGTAAAGAGCGTATAGATGCTCAAAAGGACTATATTAGATTAGTAATGGAAGAACATTGTCCAGAAGTAGAACTTCTATTTACAGATGATGAAGATAAGGCATATGTAGGTACAGACTATGTATTTTGCCAAATGCGAGCTGGAAACTTTGAAATGAGAAGTCATGACGAAAAAATTCCACTAAAACATGGTTTAGTAGGACAAGAGACCTGCGGACCAGGAGGCTTTGCCTATGGTATGAGGTCTATTACACCTATGATAAATATGGTGAAGAAAATAAGAGAATATGCGCCTGAGGCCTGGATATTAAACTATACAAATCCGGCTGCTATAGTTGCTGTAGCATTAGACAAAGTATTCCCTGACGATAAAAAAATATTAAATATATGTGATCAGCCTTACTCAATGATCAAATCTTTTGCAAAGATATTAGATGTAGATATGTACGACATTGAGCCAAGATATTTTGGACTAAATCACTTTGGATGGTTTACAAAGCTTTACCATACACCAAGTGGAGAAGATTTACTTCCAAAGTTAAAGGATTATTTAACAAACCATGAATTTAAGCCATTTAATGCTGAGCAAAGAGATCCATCTTGGCTAGAAACCTACAAAAATGTTAATAGAATGATGGCTCATTTCCCAGAGTATTTGCCTAACACATATTTACAATACTATTTCTTCTCAGACGAGATAGTAAGAGAGAGTAACCCTGAATTTACAAGGGCAGATGAGGCTAAAAAAGGTAGAGAAAAGCAAGTATTAGATATTTGTAAACAAGCTAGAGAACAAAATTCATTAGATGGCTTACCACTACTTATCGGTCAAGTTCATGGAAACATGATGGTAGAGGTGGCAGAATCTATTGCTTATGATTTGAAAAAGGTATTTGTAGTTATGGTAAGAAACGAAGGCATTATTCCAAACCTACCTAAGGATGCTATAGTTGAATGTGCTGGAGAACTTACTAAAAATGGAGCAGAAGCGTATCCTTATGGCGAAGTAGGTACCTTTTATAAGGGACTACTGGAAAACCAATATGCTTACGAGAAATTAACAGTAGAAGCGTGCCTAGAGGAAAATTATCAAAAAGCAGTTCAGGCCTTAACTCTAAACCGAACTATAATAAATCCAAATAAGGCAAAGGCAGTACTAGATGATTTAATGGAAGTTAATGGTGAATATTGGGGATTAAAGTAA